A single genomic interval of Daucus carota subsp. sativus chromosome 1, DH1 v3.0, whole genome shotgun sequence harbors:
- the LOC108196086 gene encoding uncharacterized protein LOC108196086, protein MDHFSHEHPLILNEDYIARASDMCNACNEEIVSCKSFVFSCSRRSSITGIPGTDNKDVDEKCLKFLLHKTCAESPRRIQSLRNREEFLDLLINPRANKTFLQTFLNRPGDIYPCKLCMKQMPWIYCSPGFLFCVCLKCAMFQVDSFISRKFIHQSHTQHQLALIQRPTSFKCDACNMEDSTKDMSYKCVDCPFWMHKSCADAPTSFLFNFHKKHPLMLSFSLPQVYHKFAQYCRLCNGELGELNWLYYCSKCRYFAHFQCARSRQMLSSSENEEYPDLVHFPAATESSVNLLFEQFIKEMSRPKNEEGCSPRGRLKDWAHGEHPLQLVTVDQLNDEKDVLFICDGCAKPIRNDGHLFYACVPCKYFLHKFCGELPTTNPQSPSHRILYNKYSPAYKLFLCHGCHYWGNVISFRGDEPRNSLPFEEHIACSALPKMIKHESHPHPLHLNSYKPTSCKACDDKRYFYTWHGCEGCDFHLCAGCIMKASRVKHGWDPHPLRLIFDPGMVEDHEHEFQCEFCSQDLDTNFWFYHCDDCDLSFHLRCYDKSCYLNFSHVKYGATDIIKDHLHPHSLTLVLNKKVRSCGKCHWSSIGRAVLECAPCKTIFCASCSGMYQ, encoded by the exons ATGGATCATTTCAGCCACGAGCATCCACTGATCCTGAATGAAGATTACATTGCTAGAGCGAGTGATATGTGTAATGCCTGCAACGAAGAGATCGTCTCATGTAAGTCATTTGTTTTCAGTTGCAGCCGCAGAAGCAGCATCACAGGCATCCCAGGTACTGATAATAAGGATGTCGATGAAAAATGTCTTAAATTCTTACTCCACAAAACATGTGCAGAGTCACCCCGTAGAATTCAAAGCCTAAGAAACCGAGAAGAGTTCCTGGACCTCCTTATCAATCCCCGCGCTAACAAAACatttttacaaacttttttgAACCGTCCAGGTGACATTTATCCCTGTAAATTGTGTATGAAACAAATGCCATGGATTTACTGCAGTCCTGGTTTTCTCTTCTGTGTTTGCCTTAAATGTGCCATGTTCCAAGTTGATTCTTTCATAAGTCGTAAATTTATTCATCAATCTCACACTCAACACCAACTAGCCCTGATCCAACGTCCAACTTCATTTAAATGTGATGCTTGCAACATGGAGGATAGTACTAAAGACATGTCATATAAATGTGTGGATTGTCCGTTTTGGATGCACAAGAGCTGCGCGGATGCTCCTACCTCTTTCCTCTTTAATTTTCACAAAAAACACCCTCTTATGCTCTCATTTTCTTTGCcacaagtttatcataaatttgcACAGTATTGCAGACTCTGCAATGGAGAGCTGGGTGAATTAAATTGGCTTTACTATTGTTCCAAATGCAGATATTTCGCCCATTTTCAATGTGCTAGATCAAGGCAGATGTTGAG CTCTTCTGAAAACGAAGAATATCCCGATCTTGTGCACTTCCCAGCAGCTACTGAATCATCTGTAAATTTATTGTTTGAGCAATTTATCAAGGAGATGAGTCGTCCAAAGAACGAGGAAGGATGTAGCCCAAGAGGTCGTCTTAAAGATTGGGCTCATGGTGAACATCCCCTGCAGCTTGTTACAGTTGATCAGTTAAATGATGAGAAAGATGTATTATTCATATGCGATGGCTGTGCCAAACCCATCCGAAATGATGGCCATCTTTTCTATGCTTGTGTTCCTTGTAAATATTTTCTGCATAAATTCTGCGGTGAATTACCCACCACCAACCCCCAAAGTCCATCTCATAGAATTCTATATAACAAGTACAGTCCAGCATACAAGCTTTTTCTTTGTCATGGCTGTCATTATTGGGGCAATGTTATATCTTTCCGCGGAGATGAGCCAAGAAACTCGTTGCCTTTTGAAGAACATATAGCATGCTCAGCCCTACCCAAAATGATCAAACACGAGTCCCACCCTCACCCACTTCACTTGAATAGTTATAAGCCTACAAGTTGCAAAGCATGTGATGATAAGAGGTACTTTTATACATGGCACGGTTGCGAAGGTTGTGATTTCCATTTATGTGCAGGATGTATTATGAAGGCAAGTAGAGTTAAACATGGGTGGGATCCTCACCCCCTCCGCTTGATTTTTGATCCTGGCATGGTCGAGGATCACGAACATGAGTTTCAATGTGAGTTCTGTTCTCAAGATTTGGACACAAACTTTTGGTTCTATCACTGCGATGATTGTGATCTTTCGTTTCATCTAAGATGTTATGATAAATCATGTTATCTCAACTTCTCACATGTCAAGTATGGTGCTACTGATATTATTAAAGACCATCTCCATCCTCACAGCCTCACATTGGTACTCAACAAGAAAGTTCGTAGTTGCGGAAAATGTCACTGGTCTAGTATTGGCAGGGCTGTCCTTGAATGTGCACCATGCAAAACCATATTCTGTGCGTCCTGCTCGGGAATGTATCAATAA
- the LOC108219809 gene encoding pectinesterase 2-like, which yields MPEVLGKGFVAKSITFENTAGTDAGQAIALYSQADHSAFYLCGFRGYQDTLLAGSNRQFYRECKISGTVDFIFGDASVVFQQCSILASKTDRGLVITAQGRTDPNNPTGTVIQNCSVAAGPDLQPGVTAYLGRPWKDYSTVVIMQSFLDSIVSPEGWLEFQGTGSTRDATVYYAEFDNNGPGSATDGRVKWPGYHIITDSSDVEQYSVANFIDGESWLPDTGVPFDSGI from the coding sequence ATGCCAGAGGTCTTGGGGAAAGGATTTGTAGCAAAGAGCATTACATTCGAGAACACTGCTGGCACGGATGCTGGACAAGCCATAGCCTTATATTCGCAAGCAGACCACTCTGCTTTCTACCTCTGTGGTTTCAGAGGTTACCAAGATACCCTCCTGGCAGGCTCGAATCGACAATTCTACAGAGAATGTAAAATATCTGGAACAGTGGACTTCATCTTTGGCGATGCTTCTGTTGTTTTTCAACAATGCAGCATTTTGGCAAGCAAGACAGACAGAGGCCTAGTGATCACAGCTCAAGGCCGGACAGACCCGAACAATCCCACAGGGACCGTGATCCAGAACTGCTCAGTCGCTGCAGGACCCGATCTGCAACCGGGGGTTACAGCCTACTTAGGACGTCCATGGAAAGATTACTCAACTGTTGTCATCATGCAGAGCTTTCTTGACAGCATTGTGAGCCCGGAGGGGTGGTTGGAATTTCAAGGAACAGGTTCGACTAGAGATGCAACTGTGTACTATGCAGAGTTTGACAACAATGGACCAGGCTCCGCAACTGATGGAAGAGTTAAGTGGCCTGGGTACCATATTATAACAGATTCATCTGATGTTGAGCAATATAGTGTTGCCAACTTCATCGATGGCGAATCCTGGCTACCGGACACTGGTGTACCATTTGATTCAGGCATCTAA
- the LOC108219818 gene encoding probable pectinesterase/pectinesterase inhibitor 17, which yields MQMTPLLTFLATIFIALPYVQSSLSNTGDINWWCNQTPNPKPCTYHMSHIPGQEGTKISRKQFLNLAEQSALDGVVSELGYIKSLEPNVINNAERSAWSDCLLFYNLTVKSLSKIVDVNKKSTAADIQTWLSAASTNIITCDEGFSDVNVTNNIYPLVIANNVTELIRNCLAVNKVFFDQEKGKRHKGSRKSFPGNDSVFGNADCVVAQDGSGDYETITEALQASAKRQDVSQRFVIQVKQGTYAEYPVVEAEMENVVLVGEDMENTIVTGNQRGAPGRTLMDTLDGKNDLVQRLKSTKHAAIILAAGYSSNGQEAVLDKGSLADICERPKALTI from the exons ATGCAAATGACACCTTTGTTAACATTTCTAGCCACAATATTCATTGCTCTGCCTTATGTTCAATCAAGCCTTAGCAACACTGGTGACATAAACTGGTGGTGCAACCAGACACCGAATCCGAAACCATGCACATATCACATGAGCCACATTCCGGGACAAGAGGGTACAAAGATTTCAAGAAAGCAATTCTTAAACTTGGCTGAACAATCAGCCTTGGACGGGGTAGTATCCGAATTAGGATACATAAAATCACTGGAGCCGAATGTTATTAACAATGCTGAGAGATCAGCTTGGTCAGATTGTTTACTGTTCTATAATCTCACTGTGAAGTCCCTGAGCAAGATTGTTGATGTGAACAAGAAAAGTACAGCTGCTGACATTCAGACGTGGCTTAGTGCTGCGTCGACAAACATCATTACGTGTGACGAGGGCTTCTCTGATGTCAATGTGACCAACAATATCTATCCACTTGTGATTGCAAACAATGTGACAGAGCTGATAAGAAACTGTCTGGCTGTGAACAAGGTGTTTTTCGACCAAGAAAAAGGGAAGAGGCACAAGGGGTCTCGTAAATCTTTTCCAGGTAATGATAGTGTTTTTGGGAATGCGGACTGTGTGGTGGCTCAGGATGGCTCTGGAGATTACGAAACTATTACAGAAGCTCTACAAGCATCAGCCAAGAGACAGGATGTCAGTCAGAGGTTTGTCATACAAGTGAAACAGGGGACTTACGCGGAATATCCTGTTGTTGAGGCTGAAATGGAGAATGTTGTGCTAGTTGGGGAAGATATGGAGAACACCATAGTTACCGGGAACCAAAGAGGTGCTCCTGGTCGAACCCTCATGGATACG TTGGACGGGAAAAATGATCTCGTCCAACGGTTAAAAAGCACTAAACATGCCGCTATAATTCTAgccgctggatattcatccaacggccaggaaGCTGTATTGGATAAGGGGTCCTTGGCAGACATATGCGAGAGACCAAAAGCCCTTacaatatag
- the LOC135150834 gene encoding uncharacterized protein LOC135150834 yields the protein MLMFILKHANGKAQEHTSYLVPTEDVEKKVKNVEKLLKDGTIDEADEVVYGGKDHNRTFLVGRLIEKREAKKKNARPLPTIPEKYVASLTEQIRDQIAKAMEEQVQKKVEDNVKLMMSKLAEKNPGLNLDIELTSATEPTVEPSQAKNGSD from the exons ATGCTGATGTTTATCTTAAAACACGCAAACGGGAAAGCACAAGAACATACAAGCTACCTAGTACCTACTGAAGATGTTGAGAAAAAAGTA AAAAATGTAGAGAAGCTGCTGAAAGATGGAACAATTGACGAAGCTGATGAAGTTGTTTATGGTGGGAAGGATCACAATCGCACGTTTTTAGTGGGGAGGCTTATTGAGAAAAGGGaagcaaagaaaaaaaatgcacGCCCTTTGCCTACCATTCCAGAGAAGTATGTGGCTAGTTTAACTGAACAGATTCGAGATCAAATTGCAAAGGCGATGGAAGAACAAGTGCAGAAGAAGGTTGAAGATAATGTCAAGCTCATGATGTCCAAGCTGGCAGAAAAGAATCCAGGCCTTAATCTCGATATCGAGCTAACCAGTGCAACTGAGCCAACAGTTGAGCCATCACAGGCCAAAAATGGCAGTGATTAA